A window of Canis lupus baileyi chromosome 3, mCanLup2.hap1, whole genome shotgun sequence genomic DNA:
TCGCCTCAATTTGCCTTTGTGATCCAGACATGGCACTGTGGAGGACCTAACCTTGAATTCTTGTGGCTTATGCATAGGCTCAAGAGTCAGCTTCCACTGAATGGGCTCAACTTGTCCCTAAACTTCTTAAATACAAAAGTTCTGACCAGGGCTTTAGCTTCTTGTCTCTAATCAAGAGCTTTCCTTTAGGATGGTAGATTTCattaataaaccaataaaaatggGCTGGGATCTTACCATAAAAAGGATATTGTATCttatattgagaaagaaaaacagctcaGTGAAATTATTGCAAACCTAAAGACTAAGGAGGTAGCctagggatcctgggtggctcatcggtttagccctgccttcggcccggggcgtggtcctggagtcctggaatccggtcccatgttgggcttctgcatggagcctgctttccctctgcctgtgtctctgcctctctctctcatgaatgaataaataaaatcttaaaaaaaaaaaaaaaagaagaagaagaaggtattCTAAAGATCTGGATGAAAGATTCTACTTATAGGAATCAAGTCTGCAGaggaaattgaattatttgtaaAGGTTGCTTCTGCATAACagaaatactataaaaaagaaataaagtaaaacatttaattaaactAGAATAATAGAGGGAGATAAATAGAGCaaggggacaggagggaaggaTAGGGAAGGGATTCTAAATCTTTGTGGTAgataggacgcctgggtggctcagtggttaaatgcctgcctccagcccagggtatgatcctggagtcctgggatcgagtcccacatcaggctccctgcatggagtctgtttctctctctgcctatgtctttgcctctctctctcctgtctgtctcccatgaataaataaataaaatctttaaaaataaataaataaatacataaataaataaataaataaataaataaataaataaataaagcaatctatgcggtagaaaataatttgaaggcCAAGAACCTGAATCCAGGAAACTATTCACTGCAATATCAAAACCACTAAAAAGCAGTAAATAGTACATGTTTgctttaaagacagaaaaatcttAAAGGGTGGCAATGTCTGAGTAGACACAGACATTACCTGGATCCTGagaaatcatgaaagaaataTATGGAGCAAGGCATAGGGAAGAGAAGACATATTAAGGAACAGGTGGCCAAGACCATGGTAAAGTTCAGGATCTCATTAAACAAACCAGTGGGAAGGTGTATTCTTGGTGGGGATGGTCAAGAGGAGGAAGCTGAAGATAAATAAGCTTTGTTAGAATTTGGCAGTGAAATTTGGGCAGATCTAGACCTACTGATTTCACATTTCTCAGGTAGAATGATTTCCCAAGATGAAatctagagattttttttggcaaaggcaaaaaaaaaaaaaaaaaaaaaaagtaaagggagaAAGGCAGCTAATTTCAACTGCTGGTTAAACATGTAACAGTGAGTGAGGAGAAGCAACATGAGATGGAagttaaaattctagaaattccACAGAACATTCCTTAGAGGTAGAGGAAAGCAAGTGAGGACTGCAAAGCATCAGAGGCATGTTTCATTATAGCCTCCCCtccaaacaacaaacaaacagaacacaTGAGACCTAAAATGTATGGAAATCCAGGAAAGACATCATCTAGAGTGTGTGGTACTTACTTGTGCAGTGAGGGCACAAGCTCAGAAACATCACAGTTCAGTTCAGGAATCCACTGAGAACAATCTCCAACTGAAACAAATGTGGGGGTTACCCTCTCTGTGGGGCACGTTTCACAAACTTTATTGCAACAGGTAGTGGAAACCCCACACAGCCCTGAAACTATCTGCCCAGAGGTCCCTTAGTACAGAACCATTGtatcatgaaagaaagagagagagagagaacaaagaaatggaacagaaatgaaGAGATTCTGAAtatgctgaattaaaaaaaagtaagagtatTTTGAGTGAGACTTACTGACTAGAATTGCCATTCTTGTTCCATAACTGTTTTTacaaacttctttctttctttcttttgcctattTGTCTCATTCCCTCAAGAATTaatggagatctgggatcaagttaCATATCTATTAGCATTCTTGTCAGGGAACAACTGAGCACCACCTACACAGCAGGTATTCCATAAAGCAAACACAGgatgttgggggggtggggaagactAACACTGGAGAAAATAAGAATTCTCATTCCTCTTCTACCACAGTaagttaggaaaaaataaaactgtctaaacctcagttttcctGCCCCAAAATAAGAACACTAAAACTTGCTTTACCAAActccttttcatttcattgagaAAATGGAATCAATTACAGATggagaagtattttaaaagtccAGATAGTATACATATCATGACAGGCTAacaaggaaaaatgaacaaaaaaggaCATACTTTGTTGAAACCTTAATTTCTCCCACCTATAAATCTCCAAAAGCAAGACTCATTTCTTCACCAAAACCTTCCTCAATGCTTTCTTGACATCCTTGTTTCTCAGACTGTATATTAAAGGGTTCAGCATGGGGATCACTGTGGTGTAGAACACTGAGGACACCTTCTCTTGTTCCAGGGAATTACTGGAAGGGGGCTTGAAATACATGAATGTGATAGACCCAAAGAAGATCCCCACAGCCATGAGATGAGAGCTGCAAGTACCAAATGCCTTGGACCGGCCCTCTGAGGATCGGATTCGAAGGATGCTGTAGAAGATGAAGGCATAGGAAATGCAGACGGCCAGAGTGGGTACCAAGGTGTTAAATCCCGCAATGATAAAAAGCAGAAGCTCATTGAGGTGTGTATCGGAGCAGGAGAGATTGAGGAGAGGAAGAACATCACAGAAGTAATGGTTGATGATGTGGGATCTGCAGAAAGACAGTTGCATCATGGCACTTGTATGGGCCACGGCGGAGAGAAAGCCCAGGCTGAAGGCAACCAGCACCAGCAGTGAGCACACTCGGGGGGACATGACCACACTGTAAAGTAGGGGGCTACAGATGGCAACGTAGCGATCGTATGCCATCACGGTCAGGAGGTAACCCTCAGCCACTACAAAGACCACGAAGAAAAAGAGCTGTGTCATGCACTCAGAATAAAGGATCATATTCTTCCTCCCTAAGAAGTTCACCAGCATTTTGGGGGTAATGACAGAGGAATAGCAGAGATCGATGAATGATAAGCTGCTGAGGAAGTAGTACATGGGGGTGTGAAGGGAAGGGCTCAGGGTAATCAGGAGAATCAAGCCCAAGTTCCCCACCACCGTCAGGATATAGATTCCCAGGAACAGGAGGAAGAGAGGCTGCTGgagctctggctgctgtgttAGACCCACTAACACAAACTCGGATGCTGCAGAATGATTTCCTGCAACCATTCTTCTTTAGAGATCTCTGtggaattggaaaagaagaagtataTTAAAGTGGATCTTTACTCTCTGTCTAAACAAAACCAGACCTGCAAAAGGAAAGTCCAGAAACAGATACTGAATCACAGCTTTCATTATCTCTGGTCCTGTCTCCCTAAAGCACCCTGTCCTGTGTTTATATTAGTAtgtactttttgttttcctttgtttcctatgTTTATATTAGTATGTACTGTTTATTTTCCCCTGTTTCCCCCTTCCATTCATAGAGCCTTTAATTAACTTCTTTCCAGTTAACTTGCTATGCTTGTATAtattacacatgcacacacatacacattttgtaATTTGCTTAGAATGTAGAATACTATTattaacacaatttatttttgcatcttcccttctcaattaaaaaaaaattcttacaacaTTCCTTCAAAACAACTGATGAACATAAACAGTGGTATAATATTCAGTGGTGTAGATATACCACTAACTATTACATCTTCTTATTGATAAGTTAACTTTTTCCTGGATTAAAAAATGCTACTATCAAATACATTGTCATTTAAAAGTGTACATACACATACCAGTGTTTTATTACCGTGAAGTAATGTCCCAAGGGAGATATTTATGG
This region includes:
- the LOC140625460 gene encoding olfactory receptor 8D1, with amino-acid sequence MVAGNHSAASEFVLVGLTQQPELQQPLFLLFLGIYILTVVGNLGLILLITLSPSLHTPMYYFLSSLSFIDLCYSSVITPKMLVNFLGRKNMILYSECMTQLFFFVVFVVAEGYLLTVMAYDRYVAICSPLLYSVVMSPRVCSLLVLVAFSLGFLSAVAHTSAMMQLSFCRSHIINHYFCDVLPLLNLSCSDTHLNELLLFIIAGFNTLVPTLAVCISYAFIFYSILRIRSSEGRSKAFGTCSSHLMAVGIFFGSITFMYFKPPSSNSLEQEKVSSVFYTTVIPMLNPLIYSLRNKDVKKALRKVLVKK